The sequence ACGCGGGTTTAAACTTTACCTTAACAGAAGGTCATACAACGCGTGCTTTATGTGAAGCAGACACACGTCGTGTTGTGGATGCACTCTTTATGCTTCCTTACGGTGTAATTCAAATGAGTAAAGCAATTGAAGGCTTGGTCATCACGTCTTCAAATATTGGGACAGTACGATTAGACGAAAACGAACTTGAAATCACCATGTCAATTCGTGCAACGCAAGCGTTTGTCTTGGATACGGTAATGCGTCAAGTTGAGTGGATTGCAGCACAAAATGATCTTGAGACCGAGTTTACGTCACGTTACCCTGGATGGAACTATGATGCGAAGTCAAAATTACGCGAACGTACAATGAGTGTTTATAAAGAACTTCGTGGTCAAGACATGGAAACCGAAGCAACACATGGTGGAATGGAACTTGGTATTTGGAAGGGTAAAATGCCTCATATCGATATTGTAAGTTTTGGTCCAATTATGTTTGATATTCATACACCGGATGAACGTTTGGATATTGCGTCATTTGACCGTACCTACGAATTCTTGGTGGCATTACTTGAATCACTTCACGATTTCAAGGCTTAGTCGCCATATCCGAAATCGTTTACGAAATTTATGCGTAAATTTCAAACACTTAACAATTATATTTTTAAAATAATATGATAAAATTAGAGTAACTGATTGGAGGACGATATTATGTTTGGTTTGTTTAAAAAAAATAAAGAATCATACCGTTCATTTGGTACCGGTACCGTCTTAGCGCTTAAGGATGTTCCAGATCAAGTGTTCTCAACCAAAATGATGGGGGATGGCTATGCCCTTGAACTTACTGATGGTAAGGTCTATGCACCCATCAGTGGTGATGTAACTTTGGTCTTTCCTACAGGTCATGCCTTTGGCATTACGGATGCAAGTGGTGTGGAGATGTTAATTCATTTAGGAATTGATACGGTGGAACTTAATGGTAAAGGATTTAATGGTGTTGTGAAGCAAGGGGATAAGGTTACCCAAGGTGATCTGTTAACCACTGTGGATCTTGATTATATTCGTGAAAACGGAAAATCTTTAGTAAGTCCTTTTATTCTAACTTCAGGTCAATCCATTACGCTTCTTAAAGAAGGGGAATCGGTAACACCCGAGTCTGAAGACATTTTCTCAATTAATGCTTAAAAGACATCTTCATGATGTCTTTTTTTCCAATTTATGAAAGAGGTGCCCTAATGCTTAAGAAACTATTAAAAACAGCACAGTTTAATGACGATGCAATTTCAATCCTAATCTCACAATACGATAACTATCAATATGTCTTGGAAACGTGTGCGAAGCCGTATACGGGTGAAAAGAACGCACTCCCTATATTGAAGCTCAATCCCCAAGAACGCCTCATGCGAACGCTTTATATGCTTCCTGAGCTCAAAGAACAATATATTCAGCGTGGTATTGACGATGCAATCTTTAACGCCAGCATTCAAGACCTAAACTATCGTATTGAACGTTATCATAAATCCAATGATCATTATGGACTCAGCGATAGTGATGTCATCTGGTTACGCTTTATGTTCCGTTTTGAAATGTTTGAACTTGGAAGTTTGCGTTATCAAATTTTTCCATTCAGTTATGCGGAGATTGAACGGAGTGGTCATGACACCATGCACTTACCCCAACAACAAAAACACCGTTTTCCTGAAAACACCATGATGCTTAACATTCATATCAAACGTGATGCCGATTTATCACCACAAGCCATCGATGCATCCCTCAAACAAGCGCATGACTTCTTTACAAAGACCTTCCCTGAACATCATTTTAAAGCGTTTATTACCCGAACATGGTTAATTCATCGCGGGATTATGGCTTTAATTGGTGATCCAAACAGCCATATCGTTCAGTTTGGAAATCGCTTCGAAGTCATTGCTTCTTCACATAACCGATATCAAGCACTGGAACGCATCTATGGGACAACCGATATGTATGAAATCAGTCGCATGGACAAAACAACCCAATTACAACGTGATGCATACAAACATCCGGAAATGCTTGGGGTTGCATGTGGGATTATCGAATTTGAAAACTTCGAATAATGGTGATAGGGATTTCATTATTACGTGAAATAGTCTATTATAGTACTAGATATTCCAAATAGGAGGAAGCCATGGATTACTTAAAATTGTTTATGATCTTTGTCGTTGCGTTTATCGCGATCCAACTTTTAATCCGATTACTGGGTAAAAGAGCGAGTGATAAGGCAATGAAAGCATTTATGGAAAGTGACACCCCAACATTCACGAAAAACATTGATAGTTGGCTTGCGAAACTGACCATCCCCACATTTAACCGTAACTTCTTTAAACTTAATTATTTTATGAGTGTCAATGACAGTGAGCAGGTTCAAAGTATTGCGCAGAGTATGGAGAAACTTCATATGAACCGCAATCAAAAATTAGAGTACTTAATGAAGCTTTATGAATATGCATTGATGCGTGATGAAGTTGAATCCACCAAACAAGCACTTGAAGCACTGCGTACCTTTATTCGTGAATCGGATATGGATAATCGCACCCAACTTCTTGAGAAACTGGATTTGGATGAATCAATTTTTATTAATCACGATATGGACTCACTCGCAGCCATTGATACCTTGATCGAACAATCCCCTGAGGAACTTAAAGGTGTTTGGTATTTCCGTAAAGCGATGATCTTGGAAGAAAATGGTCATGACCAACGCGCACTTACTGAAATTGAACGTGCTATGCGCCATGAACCCCTCGAGATTAATAAAGAACAATACCAAGTATTAAAAGATCAAATTTTAAAGAAATAGAAGGGTTCACATGCGTGAACTCTTTTATTTTCATTGGAAATAAATAAATTCGTTATTTATGTGAAATACTTTAAGTTTTAGGTTGCATTTAAGCCCCTTTTAAGATATTATTATTAAGCAAACAACATGCCCGAGTGGTGAAATCGGTAGACGCACTGGACTCAAAATCCAGCGAGGTAAAACTCATGACGGTTCGAGTCCGTCCTCGGGCACCATTTAAAATTTAAACCCACTATTTAGTGGGTTTTTTTGTGTTTGGCTGTTAAAGGTTACCAAAAAGTTACCAAAAAGTTACCAAAAATTATAGGTCGTTTAATTTTTGAAACATTTCGTCTTTCCTTTGAGGGAATAAATGCCCATATGTTTCGTTTACCTCATGCACGCTATGGCCAAGTCGATCAGCAATATCCTTGGCTTCCCACCCAATGTCAATAAGTGTTGAAACGTGAGTATGTCTTAATTCGTGAAATGTGAACCATGGGACATTTAAATGACCTTCATAACTATTTCTTGAAATACCTAATGCTTCAATTTCCTGAGCGGCTTCAGGATTAACTTTATTCCAATACGCTATCTTGCGGTTATCTAGTGTAGATTTTGGTATTACATGATGATAACCAAATAAGAAATATTCTTCACTAGTATTAGGATATTCTTTCAGTACTCTATTAAGTGCTGCTACACATACATCTGGTATTTTAATAATCCTTTCATGATCATTTTTTGTATGTGTAATAATTCTATTCTTGGTATCATAATTAGTCCGAATATGTAGTGTTTTTTTTATTTTGTCATAGTCTTTGATTTTTAAAGCTAGTAATTCTCCTGAACGAAGTCCACACCAATATAAAACACTATATATTCCATAATCGATTGGATTGTCAACAACTCTCATGAATGTATCAAATTGAGATTTAGTTAGAATTGTCATTTTTTTCTTTTCTTCATACTCTCTTCGTAACGCTATCGGTATTTTTTCAAACGGATTGGTTTCAATGTATCCGTATATTCGTGCGAAATTTAATACAGATTTAAATTGTGTTTGAATGTTTTCAAGGTACTTATTTCTGAAAAAAGGACCATCTTTTTTACCACGAACTCTCTTTTTTAGCAGATTATTTTGCCACCGTTGGATGTCACGAACTGTAATATGTTCAATGTTTATGTTGCCAAAGTAAGGCAATATGTGTTTACTGATGGTTTGTTGTGATCTTAAGATTGTTGATTTCTTTTTCGACAAAGAAATATTGTTTAGATACTCTTCTACTACATGATTTAATGTTATCGTTTCAACATAATTATCATCATTTTTTTTAATTTCTTGAAGAAATGATTCAAAGTGTTCACGAGCTTTAGCTTTTGTTGTCCAATGTATACTTTTTCGTCTAATTTGTCTACCATTTTTATCTCGATAAACCCATTCCCATTTTTTTGTAATATTGTTCTTATAAACTCCCATTATTACCCCTCCGATTTTATAAGAATAATTATTTTGTTAAATCAAATGCCTTTTTCATTACTTCATCGGCATCTATTCCATAGATGTCACAGTAAGCAAAAAGTACTAATATAGGCGTTGAATTCTTTCCACGTTCGTTATCAGATATTGATGATTTTTTTCTATCTGTTATTTCAGCAACTTGTTCAAGTGTTAGACCTTTTGCTTTCCTTGCTTCCCTCAGAAGGTTTCCAAGATTAGCATTGTATTTATGCTCAAATTCTTTTGTCAATACTCTCATAATGCACCTCCTTAATAATTCAATTATACGTTATTAACGTACAATTGCAAAAGAAAAGTATACCTTTCGCGCAATATACACTCAAATAGTACGTTGACAACCGACTTAAATGGTGGTAATATTCGGTTATAAACGGAACAGGAGGGGATGATGAGTGAATTCGAAGAAAATAGAAATGAGTAGAATACTCGGTTTACTAGGATGGACCCGTAAAGAAACTGCTCACCGTCTAAATCTATCGAAATCAGCAATTGACCAAAGACTGTCAAAGAAAGTTGATTGGAAGTCTCTCGAGGTACAATTCATTCTAGATCAGGTAGAATCAGAGTTAGGAATAGAAATTTCTAGTAAAAAGATACTTTTCTAAAATTTTTTTAAATACATTGTCGGTTAATAACCGATATTGGAGGGATGATGAAAATTTCAATTTGTGCTTTGGATTTGAAAAAAGTAATATATTCAGATCATTCGACAATGAATAGCACTTACCGATTAATGAAAGAATATAGAAATCGATTAAAATCAGAGGGATTCAAATCTATTGATTCACGAACATTACCCAAAGACTGGGTACTTGAGCAATTAAAGAATGATTTTAATTTTTCAGAGAATGAAATTGAACAAATAAATATGAGATTAGAATCTCTTGAAAAAAATTCTAAGTGAAGGAGCAACTCAATGAATGAACTTCAAATAATTAAAGAAACTCAAATTTTAAATAATTCATTTAAGATTTATGGCAATTTTAATAGTCCGTTATTTTTGGCCAAAGATATAGCTACGTGGCTGAGTCACAATAAGCCTTCTGAATTAGTCTCTTTAGTATCTAATGACGAGAAGCTAAGAGCGACAATATCGCACTCAGGTCAAAGAAGAGAAATGTGGTTTTTAACAGAAGATGGTCTGTATGAAGTATTGATGCAATCTCGAAAGCCTGTTGCTAAAGAATTTAAAAAACAGGTAAAGAGAATCCTTAAAGAAATTCGTCTATACGGAAAATATGAGATACCTAAATCATTTTCTGATGCATTAGCGCTAGCCACTCAACAACAAAAAGAACTGGAGATTAAAAATCAACTAATCGGTGAATTGAAGCCCAAGGCCGATTATACAGATAAAATCTTGAAATCTAAATCCTTGGTAACAATTACCCAGATTGCTAAAGATTATGGCATGAGTGGTCAGGCAATGAATAAATTACTCCATGAATATGGAGTTCAATACAAACAATCGGATCAATGGCTATTGTATAAGCAGCATCAAGGTAAGGGATACACCCATTCGGAAACAATTATTATTGAAGATGCTTTTAATTTAGAAAAGACAGTGATGAATACAAAATGGACGCAAAAGGGTCGACTTTTCTTGTATGAGTTGTTAAAAGAAAAAGATATTTTACCCGTTATTGAGAGAAATTAAGCAATGATTAAGGAGGTCATCGTAAGTGCAAATGTATAGATTAAAACGAATTCTTTGTGGCATAGCAATGCTTGTCACCATAGTTCTATTAATGCTTTCAATTTTTACGCTCATCTTAGTATCAGAGAATCGTAGCTTGATTAATGACATTAAAATTAGAACCAATAATTTATTGGAAGAGCAAACAAACTTGGTTAAAGAAATCGAAATAATTAAGAACAATCAAAGTTTATTATTAGAGCGTTCGACTACGAGTGAACCTAAATGAAGAGATCCTAAATTTGTTGCGTTCGTAAATGCAACATGGCGAATTGAAACAGGAAATGGTACAAGCCAATTATGGCTCGAATATAACAATCCAGGAGGGATTAAGTGTGGATCAGAGTATTGCTTTTATGATTCGCAAAAGTCAGGCTTGGAAGCCTTAAATTCACTACTAATCGAATATTGGGAAGTATACGGCATGGATATAAAGGCAATAAGGCAACGTTACTGTCAATGTGGTGATGATGACTTTCAACAATTCATGGAGATTTACAACGAAGAACTAAAAAAAGAACAACGCTAGACTAAAAGACGCTGTTCTTAATAATTTATCCGTTGTGACAATTTCCGCAGCAGTACTTGCATCCATCAAAATCACGATTACCGGTCATTCTTTGTGCTTTTCTAATCGCATCATGACAATTACTAAATACGCCCAGTGAAACCTGATTTATCTTGTCAGGCAAATGATTGCAGGTGATAACATGGACTTCATGGTAAACACCGTCCGTTTTATTTTTGTTGTATAGATAAAATCCCACTTAATCCCTCCTTTCCTACTATACCGTAGCAGTCTAACGAAATGATGTGTCAAAAGTTTATGAAATAGAGAGAACTTAATTTCACAATAATTGAAAGGGGGAGGTAAAATGCCCAAAAAGGCAAAAAACTTAAATCAGAATTCAAAAAGAGCCTTTTTACAAACTCAACTTGAAGCGATTCAAAAAGAACTTGAAGAGATACCTACATTGTATCGATCAGACCTTGAAGAATACTACTTGGAATATCCCAAGAGCTTGCATGAACATGAGTTTTCGGAAAGCACAAAGAAAGTTTATTTAAGGGGAGCAAGGCGACTCATTAATCGATATACTTCAGATGATTCATATTTAACGAAAGATGATCTCATCTGTTTTAAGCAAGATTTGTTGGATGAATATGAGAAAGTGTCAACAATAAATTCCTACATAACATCCGTTAATCGTTTCTTATTTTATTGCGATTTAGGTATCTTGAAAATTACCAAAGTGATAGGTCAAGGTGATAATACATTGGCGCATCGTATCTACGATCATGAGTTCAAAAGAATGTGGATGAAGGCAAAATCATTAGGAGATATGAACTTATATTTTGCTATTCGAATTATGGGAGAAACCGGAGTTCGAGTTAATGAACTATCGAGCTTTACGATTGCTGCAGTTCAAAACAAATATGTATCGGTTGATAACAAGGGTAAAATCCGAAAAGTTCCATTACCAGGGCCGTTAGGACGTGAAATAAGAGCGTTTGTTAAGACACTTGATAAAGATGTCAAAGAGGTTGTTAATCTCGATTACAGGCAAATTTATGATGGTTTAAAAATGATTGCAGGGTTATGCAAAATCAATAAGAAAAAAGTAAATCCTCATGCCTTCAGACATTATTTCGGATTCAACTTTGTGAATAAAAAAGGCGAGCTTAAACTCGCTCAATTAAGTGATATCTTAGGACACTCTAGTGTAGAAACGACACGAGTATATACAAGAGGTACATTAGAGGACTATTTAAAATCGATGGAGGAAATTAGATGAATATTGTAGAAGCTTCAAAAAAAGCGGTTGAAGAGAACCGCTTTATAGCCAGACCGTTAAAAGATGGAAGAGTATTATTAAAAATTAAACCGACAAACACTCCCGCTTGTTGCATTGTAATTGATACAATAGAAAACCGCAGTTGTATTCGGTGGAATCCTGATTTAGATGATCTAACTGCTGATGACTGGGTCATAGTTGATTAGATGGTCCACGGAGAAAACGTGATGATTGGGTCTTTGATAGTATCTGTATTGAGTCAAATTATGACAATTAATATGGCAAAATCGATAATGAAAATGAGTGGTACAAAATATGTACATTAACAATAACTTTCATCGTAATTCTAATTGAGTTTTCTCATTTCATCTTTTAGTACTAATGACAATTCTGGTAGTTTATCGACTAAATCATCGAATCGCTTTTGAACAATAATAGAATTAATGTCTCTCATCAGTTTAGTACTCTCTTCTGAAACATAAATGAGAGTCTGAGAATAAATCTTAGTGTAATTAATTACTTCAGGAAGGTTTCCACTGGTAGATTTGCTTGCTATATAAACCTCTCCTACTGATGCTATGTATTTTTCTAGCATTGAAATCTTACGATCTACTAAATTTTTATGAATTTCGTGATTGTTTTCCATTTTTTTCATTTTTTCAATATGTTTATTGTTTATAAATGCAGTGATTGATGGCGCAATTAGTGCCACTACCGCAAGAATAACTGAAATTGTAATCGTAGGATTGAACGATACTTCGCTGGAATTTG is a genomic window of Erysipelothrix amsterdamensis containing:
- a CDS encoding phage antirepressor KilAC domain-containing protein is translated as MNELQIIKETQILNNSFKIYGNFNSPLFLAKDIATWLSHNKPSELVSLVSNDEKLRATISHSGQRREMWFLTEDGLYEVLMQSRKPVAKEFKKQVKRILKEIRLYGKYEIPKSFSDALALATQQQKELEIKNQLIGELKPKADYTDKILKSKSLVTITQIAKDYGMSGQAMNKLLHEYGVQYKQSDQWLLYKQHQGKGYTHSETIIIEDAFNLEKTVMNTKWTQKGRLFLYELLKEKDILPVIERN
- a CDS encoding PTS sugar transporter subunit IIA translates to MFGLFKKNKESYRSFGTGTVLALKDVPDQVFSTKMMGDGYALELTDGKVYAPISGDVTLVFPTGHAFGITDASGVEMLIHLGIDTVELNGKGFNGVVKQGDKVTQGDLLTTVDLDYIRENGKSLVSPFILTSGQSITLLKEGESVTPESEDIFSINA
- a CDS encoding Thoeris anti-defense Tad2 family protein, which translates into the protein MNIVEASKKAVEENRFIARPLKDGRVLLKIKPTNTPACCIVIDTIENRSCIRWNPDLDDLTADDWVIVD
- a CDS encoding helix-turn-helix domain-containing protein — its product is MRVLTKEFEHKYNANLGNLLREARKAKGLTLEQVAEITDRKKSSISDNERGKNSTPILVLFAYCDIYGIDADEVMKKAFDLTK
- a CDS encoding tyrosine-type recombinase/integrase, translated to MPKKAKNLNQNSKRAFLQTQLEAIQKELEEIPTLYRSDLEEYYLEYPKSLHEHEFSESTKKVYLRGARRLINRYTSDDSYLTKDDLICFKQDLLDEYEKVSTINSYITSVNRFLFYCDLGILKITKVIGQGDNTLAHRIYDHEFKRMWMKAKSLGDMNLYFAIRIMGETGVRVNELSSFTIAAVQNKYVSVDNKGKIRKVPLPGPLGREIRAFVKTLDKDVKEVVNLDYRQIYDGLKMIAGLCKINKKKVNPHAFRHYFGFNFVNKKGELKLAQLSDILGHSSVETTRVYTRGTLEDYLKSMEEIR
- a CDS encoding tyrosine-type recombinase/integrase produces the protein MGVYKNNITKKWEWVYRDKNGRQIRRKSIHWTTKAKAREHFESFLQEIKKNDDNYVETITLNHVVEEYLNNISLSKKKSTILRSQQTISKHILPYFGNINIEHITVRDIQRWQNNLLKKRVRGKKDGPFFRNKYLENIQTQFKSVLNFARIYGYIETNPFEKIPIALRREYEEKKKMTILTKSQFDTFMRVVDNPIDYGIYSVLYWCGLRSGELLALKIKDYDKIKKTLHIRTNYDTKNRIITHTKNDHERIIKIPDVCVAALNRVLKEYPNTSEEYFLFGYHHVIPKSTLDNRKIAYWNKVNPEAAQEIEALGISRNSYEGHLNVPWFTFHELRHTHVSTLIDIGWEAKDIADRLGHSVHEVNETYGHLFPQRKDEMFQKLNDL
- a CDS encoding acyltransferase domain-containing protein; translation: MLKKLLKTAQFNDDAISILISQYDNYQYVLETCAKPYTGEKNALPILKLNPQERLMRTLYMLPELKEQYIQRGIDDAIFNASIQDLNYRIERYHKSNDHYGLSDSDVIWLRFMFRFEMFELGSLRYQIFPFSYAEIERSGHDTMHLPQQQKHRFPENTMMLNIHIKRDADLSPQAIDASLKQAHDFFTKTFPEHHFKAFITRTWLIHRGIMALIGDPNSHIVQFGNRFEVIASSHNRYQALERIYGTTDMYEISRMDKTTQLQRDAYKHPEMLGVACGIIEFENFE